Within the Synergistaceae bacterium genome, the region ATTTATCAGGCAGCGGCAATGCTATTAAAAATTTTGCCAAATGCGCTAAGGGCAACGGCTGTATATTCTTAGACGACGGCAAATTATATACATGTACGCTTATATCAAACTTGAAATTTTTTAACAAGGCATTCAATCAAAATATACCTGTTACAGAAGCTGATTATATAAATATTTATGATGATATAACGTCCGACGAAATTTTTAAGAGACTCGCTACACATGTCCCAGTATGCAGTTATTGCAATATGGACGACTTTGAAGGCGATATAGAATGGCACGTATCTAAGCGCGAAATGTCCGAGTGGGTATAATAAAATAATTACAGGGGAGTCAGACCGCAAAGTTTCTCCCCTTTTTTTATGCTTATGCTTTCATGATTTAATATTAATATTGACAGAAAAAATTTTTATGAGACAATGCAGATAAATAAGTTAATTATGTAATAGGGAGGTTGACAAAATTGCAAAAATGTGCGTATAATTGTTCGCAGTTCGCAGTTCGCAGTTCGCAGTTCGCAGTTCGCAGTTAGCAGTTCGCAGTTCGCAGTTCGCAGTTCGCATACATAATTGTGTCTTCTCATCATTAATAAGTCCTGTTAATAATAATTTGAAAGCGTGTCTGTCATGTTAAAACTTGTTAAGAAAGCAGCGCGCAAAGTTTTCGGCCTATTTGGTATAACTCCATCACAAGTAAAAATTTTATATAAAGCACAATATCGCAATAAACGTTTATTATCTGACCTGAAAAAATATAACAGCATGAACACCCGCCCGGAATTTCATGCATCGACAAAAAATTTATATCCATGTGTAAATGAATGGGACGCTCCAGCCGGTTCACTGAGTTATTATTTCTGGCAAGATTTATGGGCAGCAAAGAAAATTTTTCAGGCAAAACCTAAATCGCATTATGATATAGGCTCGCGTGTTGATGGATTTATTGCGCATATTTTATCGTTCATGCCCGTTACAATGATTGATATTCGCCCATTGCCTCAGAAAGTAAACGGATTGAATTTTATTCAGGCAGACGCTACGAATCTTGAAGGAATTACGGACGATTCTATAATTTCGCTCTCGTCGTTGTGTGCTCCTGAACATTTCGGGCTTGGCCGTTATGGTGATCCGATTGATCCCGAAGCATGTTTTAAGGCGTTAAAGTCAATGCAAAGAGTCTTATCACGAGGCGGACATTTATATATTTCTGTTCCGGTCGGCGAATTCAGCGGAGTAGCTTTTAATGCTCACAGAATATTTAAGCCCGATTTAATAATTGAGACTCTTGACAAATTAAAACTTGTAGATTTTGCTTTGTGTGAGGGCAGCGATTTTACAGAACATGCTGATTATAAATCAATCAAGGGCATTGATTACGGCGGCAATGTTGCAGGATTCTTTGAGTTCGTGAAAGAGTAAAATTTCTCCCCCGCTCGTGTCATGTCATAAAAACGGGGGAATTTATTATTATTGCGGTCTTGCTTCTGTCTCTAAGTCCTCTTTTCTGGGGGCTGCCTCGTCTGCTATAACTTGGCCGTCCCTGAAGCGCAAAACTCTTTGACTCCACGTTGAAATTTCCGGCTCATGAGTTACAAGTATTATAGTTTTGCCCTGTTCGTGTAAGCTCGCAAAAATATTCATGATTTCTACAGTCGTTTTTGTGTCAAGATTCCCCGTCGGCTCGTCTGCTAAAATAATCGGAGCATTTCCTACGATTGCGCGTGCTATAGCGACTCTTTGCTGCTGTCCTCCGCTCATTTCTGAAGGTTTGTGATTCAATCTTTCAGCGAGTCCCACTTTCTTGAGTGCTTCAATTGCGGCCCTGCGGCGTTCTGAGCTTGATACTCCCCGGTAAATTAACGGTAATTCTACATTTTCTACAGCGTCAATCTTAGGCAGTAAATTATAACCCTGAAATACAAAGCCCAGTTTTTGATTACGAATATCGGCGAGTTGATTCTTTCTTAAATTCTTAGTATTAACTCCGTCAAGTTCGTAATCTCCCAAAGTGGGAACATCAAGACAGCCTAAAATATTCATCATTGTAGATTTGCCCGAACCTGAAGCACCCATTACACAGACGAATTCGCCCGGCTCAACACTGAACGACACAGAATTAAGCGCTCGCAATTCGACATCTCCCGTCTTGTAAATTTTCGAGAGTTCTTTTACTTGAATTATGCTCATTATCTAGGCCCTCCGCGTCCGCCGCCCGGTCTTGGCCCACTCGGTGCTCCCATGAGTCCGCCCCTTGTTGTTGTGCCTGTAGTTACTCCGGCTTGAGCATTGATTACAAGTTTTGTATTATCCCGCAAAACATCACGCCCTGAATCTGACTCGTGAATTTCGTTTACTAATTCAACAAATCGCCCGTCAGTTATTCCCGTCTTGACTCTGACTGGTCGCAGCATAATCCCGTCTCTCTCAGGCCAAAGAGTCCCGCTGTCAAGAGTCTTTCTCATCGTTAAAATATTTCTGTCAAATTCAATAGTATTTAATAAATCTTCAGGCGGAGTGAATCTCAAAGCAGCAACGGGGATTCTCAAAACGTTCTCGACATTTGCTGTCTCAATAGTAACATTTGCAGTCATTCCCGGCTTGAGCTTTAAATCATCATTATCAACGTGAATTATAACCGTATATGTAACTACATTATCAGTAGTTGACGGGGCGATCCTGACCTGAACGACCTTCCCGTTAAATTGTTCGTCCGGGAATGCGTCAACCCTGAACGTAACTCTTTGTCCCTCTTTTACTGTTCCTATATCGGCCTCGTCTACTTTTGTCTCGATCTTCATTTTTGAGAGATCCTGTGCGATCTTGAATAATGTAGGAGTCTGATAACTTGATGCAACTGTCTGGCCGGCCTCAACTTTTTTGTCAATTACTATGCCATTTACGGGAGAAGTTATGCGTGTGTAGCCCAGATTCGTTTTTGCGCGTTCGACTGCTACTTTTCCTTGTGCTACTTTTGCGCGTGCGTCCCTCAAAGCTGCCCGTCTGACTGCTACGTCTGTCTCACTTGTGTCTACTGTACTTTTTGCGATTAGATTACGTCTTAATAATTCCTGATTCCGCCTTAATTGAGTCTCTGCGTTCTGTAATGAGGCCTGGGCGCTCGAAACATTTGCCTGCATAGCTAATAAATTTGCTTCTGCGTCACTTAGTGCTAACTGCTGAACAGAAGGATCTATCAGGGCTATTAACTGGCCTGCTTTCACGTTTGAATTATAATCAACGTATAATTCTTTGACGATTCCAGATACTTGAGTGCCGACTTCGACAACACTTATTGCGTTTAATTCTCCTGTTGCTGTAACCGTTGAAGTGATATTACCGCGTGAAATTGCTTGAGTAGTCAGCCCATAACTTACCGGACTCTCATGATAGAAATAATAATATCCCCCGTAGCCTAGAGCCGCTATAATGACAAGTAAAATTAATTTCTTGATTCCTGCTAACATTTTATAATTCTACACTCCTTAATTTAATAATAAATCTAAAATTGTGAGTTTTTCAGGCTTAATAATTATATTTTCAGCGTTTAATCTGCCGAGCGGGATTGTTTTATTTTTGCCGTGATAGTCGCTGCCTCCTGATATATATAAATTTTTTGAGCGTGCAACTTCAGCAAGAGATTCACATTTTGCAATATTATATTTAGAATAATAGCATTCAAGCCCGGTTATCTTATACGAAATAAGCTCGTCGAGAATACACAAAAATTTTCCGCGTGATAGTTCGCCTTCCCCCTCACCGCCTAAAGGATGAGCCCATATCGCAACGCCGCCGGACTCGTTTATAGCATTTACAGCAAGTTCCGCGCTGATTTTATAGTTTTCTGTCTTGCAATTATCAATAAAATTTTTTATCGCTTCACTAATATTATTTGCGAATCCCTTAGAAATTATTAATCTTGCAAGATGAGGCTTGCCCACGCCGGGAATCTTCAAAAGCTGCTCTATCTCGTTATCAGTGAAATTTATCGAGAATTTATCATGTAATAATTTAATACGCTTAAAAAATTTCTCACGCCTCAAATTTTCGCCCGTTCTCAGTGCTTCCTGAAAAGTTTTATTATTCTCGTCATAATTCAAGCCCAGTATATGGCACTTCCCATTATTAGCTAAACATGAAAACTCTATGCCATGAAAAAATTTTATATTGCCGGGGATAATTTCGCGTAATTTCAGCGCGCCCGTTATAGTGTCATGATCAGTCAGGGCAAAAATATTTATTCTTGACTCTAAAATTTTCGCTAATAATTCACTTATTGAGTCAGTCCCGTCCGAAAAATTCGAGTGAATATGCAAATCTATCATGATTATATTATTATATTACTAAATTTTGCCTTCAATTTCGCCGGGTAAATGTCCCAGTGCCGAGTCCAAATCTACACGCGCCGCCTGAGCATTATATAAAGCCTGATAATATGTATATCTTGCACTTGCTAGACTTGATACTGCATTGCTTACTTCAAGAGAATCACCGACTCCGACTTCATAACGCCCACGAGCAAGAGTCAAATTTTCCTCTGAATATTTCATGGCCTCTTCTGAAGATTTAACGGTATTAACTGCTGACTTGAGATTTAATACTGAAGTCCTTACGCCCTGAATAATTTCTTGTTTTGCGCTGTCAACGTCTGCCAGAGTCGAGTCTAACCTTGCGCGGGCTGATTCGATTGCTGCCTTACTCGTTCCGCCGTCAACAACGGGAACATTAAGACTCAAATTTACTGTATATTCACGGGTCGGGTTATTGCCTTCAGATTTTGCCCATGAAGCTCCGGCCGATCCTGTTATAGTAGCTGATTTTGAACGGGCTGCACTCTTTATTGATAATTCCCCGCCTTTGACATCATGCAGTAATTTTTTATAGTCCGGCCTGTCATTTAAAGCAATATCTATTAATTCACCGGTATTATCAAGAACTTCAGGCAGTAATAACTCACTTGAAAGCGAGATATTAAAGACTCCTTCTATATCTGTACCCATGGCAACCCGCAAATTTTCTTGAGATACTAGAATATCATTCTCCGCTCTCATTAAAGAAACACGGGCAGCTGCTAGATCTGATTTTGCCTTAGTTACGTCAATTAATGCCTTCTCGCCCACGTCATAAAATCCCTGTGCGTTCCTTAACTGCTCTTCAAGGGCTGAAACTTTTTCGCGCTCAACATCACGATTTAAAATTTTCAGGACTAAATCATAATATGCTTTTTTCGCATTTGCGGCGATTATGACCTGCTGATATTTTTCTGTCTCGGTCGAGCCTAATATACTTTCTTGCCGGATCTGCTTTAATAATTTATTCTGGCCTGTGTCATATAAAATTTTTGTCGCACTAAGTGATAAATTAGCCGAGTCCGTGTTATTGTCCCAGTATTGAAAATTGCCCCGTGCTCCTGCTGATCCGGTTAGATTAACTTTTACTCTATCATTTGCACGTAAAGACTCAAGCTGGGCTATTAAATCCTGTGTATTTGCCTTAGTCTTTCTTAAAGACGGGTGATTAGTCAAAGCAAGTGTTAAGCATTCTTCAAGTGATAAAGCAGAAATTTCTTGACACTCTGCAAAATTTGCCGATAAAAATATAAACGCGATTACAAATAATATTTTGCGCATAAAATAACGCTCCCGAATTAAATATAAAAATTTTACCTCATGGAAAACAATTTTATCTTAATTTTCACACAGTCAGTATAGTTAATATTTATGAAAAATTTGTGATTTACACGCCCGCTAAAAATTTTATACTTTATGCGAATTATATAATTATCACGCTAAATTATTCGCCGCGTTCTTGTTCTTCAGTCACCAGCAAAACAAAAAAGTCCGCATATTTCAGCAGACTTTATTATTTCTTAATGGGTGATAGAAGAATCGAACTTCTGACCTCTTCCGTGTCAAGGAAGCGTTCTACCTCTGAACTAACCACCCAGATAGCAAAACGCCTTGTATAATACCAAATTTTAGAGTTTTGTCAAATAATTATATATCTCTAGCCATTTATCGCCCGTCAAATCTTCAGCCCTGAGTGCCGCACTTTCTTGCAAAATTTCCCGCCAATCATCTATATTTATATTCATAAAGCCGCGCAAATTATTTAATAGAGTTTTACGCCTGTGAGTAAATGCCCGGTGAAGAAATTCAATAAATAATTTATCACGGGGAAGCTCAAAATTTTTATTTATTATTATCTCAACTAATACCGAGTCTACATTTGGAACAGGCCTGAAACAATTTCGCGGGACTCTGTGCACAATTTCAGCATGTCCCATTAACTCTATAATTATTCCTAGGGGATAACGGGCTTTAGTGTCGGGCTTGGCCGTGATTCGTTCGGCTGACTCTTTCTGAAGCATCAACAAGTAATATTTTATTCCCGAATATTTTATTAACTCGTAAATCAGCGGCGTTGTTATATTATACGGAATATTAGCGATAACTTTATTAGGAAATGGATTTAGAGAATCATAATCAAATTTTACAGCGTCTGACCAGTGAAGACTCAAGGCGGGATTAATTGCTGCTAAATCTTCAAGTTCAGGGCGTAATCTCTCGTCAAGCTCTATAGAATGAAGGCATTTAATTTTTTGTGAGAGAATTTCACGAGTTAATATGCCATGCCCCGCGCCTATTTCTAATATGCAGTCCGACCCGCTTAAATCTGCACACGAAATCATGAAAGCTAAAATATTTCTGTCAACTAAAAAATTTTGTCCGAAACGTTTTAAAGCCTTCATAATATTTAAACCCGCGCCAATATAGTTTTATTTCCGCCGTCTCTCATTGCCTGAGTCATAGCGTCATAAGCTGCTCCGATTAAATCATCAACTCCAGGGTAAATTTCAGAGTTTATATCAGCGACTCCCGCGCTTAATTTAATGCCGTCAAATCGATTTCTTATATCATTAGCGAGAACTACAGCAGCCGCCCCCGAACAATCACATAAAATCATGAATTCGTGTGTGCTCCATCGTCCGAGCGTGCTATTTTTGCCCCGTGATAATAAAATTTTTTGAGTACCCTTCACGAATTCACGCAATAATCTATTTCCTGACATAAAGCCGTCTGACTCGTTAATTTGCTTGAAATTATCTATATTTAATATTA harbors:
- the rsmA gene encoding ribosomal RNA small subunit methyltransferase A — translated: MKALKRFGQNFLVDRNILAFMISCADLSGSDCILEIGAGHGILTREILSQKIKCLHSIELDERLRPELEDLAAINPALSLHWSDAVKFDYDSLNPFPNKVIANIPYNITTPLIYELIKYSGIKYYLLMLQKESAERITAKPDTKARYPLGIIIELMGHAEIVHRVPRNCFRPVPNVDSVLVEIIINKNFELPRDKLFIEFLHRAFTHRRKTLLNNLRGFMNINIDDWREILQESAALRAEDLTGDKWLEIYNYLTKL
- a CDS encoding ABC transporter ATP-binding protein — translated: MIQVKELSKIYKTGDVELRALNSVSFSVEPGEFVCVMGASGSGKSTMMNILGCLDVPTLGDYELDGVNTKNLRKNQLADIRNQKLGFVFQGYNLLPKIDAVENVELPLIYRGVSSSERRRAAIEALKKVGLAERLNHKPSEMSGGQQQRVAIARAIVGNAPIILADEPTGNLDTKTTVEIMNIFASLHEQGKTIILVTHEPEISTWSQRVLRFRDGQVIADEAAPRKEDLETEARPQ
- a CDS encoding PHP domain-containing protein, translated to MIDLHIHSNFSDGTDSISELLAKILESRINIFALTDHDTITGALKLREIIPGNIKFFHGIEFSCLANNGKCHILGLNYDENNKTFQEALRTGENLRREKFFKRIKLLHDKFSINFTDNEIEQLLKIPGVGKPHLARLIISKGFANNISEAIKNFIDNCKTENYKISAELAVNAINESGGVAIWAHPLGGEGEGELSRGKFLCILDELISYKITGLECYYSKYNIAKCESLAEVARSKNLYISGGSDYHGKNKTIPLGRLNAENIIIKPEKLTILDLLLN
- a CDS encoding efflux RND transporter periplasmic adaptor subunit, with the translated sequence MLAGIKKLILLVIIAALGYGGYYYFYHESPVSYGLTTQAISRGNITSTVTATGELNAISVVEVGTQVSGIVKELYVDYNSNVKAGQLIALIDPSVQQLALSDAEANLLAMQANVSSAQASLQNAETQLRRNQELLRRNLIAKSTVDTSETDVAVRRAALRDARAKVAQGKVAVERAKTNLGYTRITSPVNGIVIDKKVEAGQTVASSYQTPTLFKIAQDLSKMKIETKVDEADIGTVKEGQRVTFRVDAFPDEQFNGKVVQVRIAPSTTDNVVTYTVIIHVDNDDLKLKPGMTANVTIETANVENVLRIPVAALRFTPPEDLLNTIEFDRNILTMRKTLDSGTLWPERDGIMLRPVRVKTGITDGRFVELVNEIHESDSGRDVLRDNTKLVINAQAGVTTGTTTRGGLMGAPSGPRPGGGRGGPR
- a CDS encoding DUF268 domain-containing protein: MLKLVKKAARKVFGLFGITPSQVKILYKAQYRNKRLLSDLKKYNSMNTRPEFHASTKNLYPCVNEWDAPAGSLSYYFWQDLWAAKKIFQAKPKSHYDIGSRVDGFIAHILSFMPVTMIDIRPLPQKVNGLNFIQADATNLEGITDDSIISLSSLCAPEHFGLGRYGDPIDPEACFKALKSMQRVLSRGGHLYISVPVGEFSGVAFNAHRIFKPDLIIETLDKLKLVDFALCEGSDFTEHADYKSIKGIDYGGNVAGFFEFVKE
- a CDS encoding TolC family protein — its product is MRKILFVIAFIFLSANFAECQEISALSLEECLTLALTNHPSLRKTKANTQDLIAQLESLRANDRVKVNLTGSAGARGNFQYWDNNTDSANLSLSATKILYDTGQNKLLKQIRQESILGSTETEKYQQVIIAANAKKAYYDLVLKILNRDVEREKVSALEEQLRNAQGFYDVGEKALIDVTKAKSDLAAARVSLMRAENDILVSQENLRVAMGTDIEGVFNISLSSELLLPEVLDNTGELIDIALNDRPDYKKLLHDVKGGELSIKSAARSKSATITGSAGASWAKSEGNNPTREYTVNLSLNVPVVDGGTSKAAIESARARLDSTLADVDSAKQEIIQGVRTSVLNLKSAVNTVKSSEEAMKYSEENLTLARGRYEVGVGDSLEVSNAVSSLASARYTYYQALYNAQAARVDLDSALGHLPGEIEGKI